TGTACAGCTTACAGACATCGAGGTGCAGCGTACGCAATACGAGCACGCCATCGCTGTGCTGATCGGTAAGCCTCCCGCGGAGCTTACACTCTTGCCGTTCCCACTTGACCCGGCCTCCCAGGTCATGCCGGATGTTCCCGGAGTGATGCCGGCCGCCTTGCTGGAGCGTCGCCCCGATATCGCCGCAGATGAACGCAGAATGGCTTCTGCGAATGAACAGATTGGTATCGCGCAGGCGGCCTTCTATCCTACCCTCTCGCTGAGTGCTATCGCTGGCTTTCAAGGGACGTCGGCACTCAACTGGTTCAATTGGCCAAGCCGCTTTTGGGCCGTTGGGCCTTCGCTTTCTCAAACCGTCTTCGATGCTGGCCGCCGCCGAGCCACAAAGAACATCACCGTCGCTCAATATGACGCTACGGTCGCAAATTATCGTCAGACAGTTCTCATTGCATTTCAGCAGGTAGAGGACAATCTGGCGGCGTTGCGCGTACTCGAGAACGAAGCGCAACAGCAGCATGAGGCCACCGCATCCGTGGAGCAATCCCTTGACCTCTTTCAGACGCGCTATGAAGGTGGCGTAGATACATATCTGCAGGTCGTTACATGGCAAACAGCCGCGCTTACTAATCAACGTAATGACCTGGATATCCTTCAGCGCCGTCTGGACGCGAGCGTACTTCTCATCAAGGCACTCGGCGGCGGGTGGGATAACTCACGTTTACCCAATCCCTAAACAACTGGCAGGAATGCACAGCAATCTGGTGGTGTTGGGCGAAGGAAACAAGGGTTTCATGTGTATGGAGATTCATTGCGCTTCATATCATTTAGGCCAAATCCACGTCACCATGTCTGTCTGGACCCATGCCAGATGAAGAGCTGCGGTTCTGGTTATGTGGATTCACAGAAAGGGATTTTCATGGATACATGCACATTGCAATACGGCATCAGTCGGAAGCTCCTTGCTGGAGCAACCGATGCGGTACTTGTTAAGGCGGCCAAGTCGGGAGATCACACAGCTTTTGCTCAATTGTGGGAGCGGCACTCGAATAAAGTATTTCTCACGGTCTGTCGGATCACGGGAAATCGAGACGATGCAGAAGACGTGCTTCAGGAGGCGTGGATGAAAGTCTATACCCATTTGAAAACATTTGTTGGCCGAGCGAGCTTTTCGACTTGGGTAACGCGCATAGCGATCAATTCGGCGCTTATGGCTCTACGCAGGAAGCGTGCTCATCCCGAGACGTCGATGGAGGTCTATGTCGGCGATGCCTGGCACTTCTTGGAGGTCGCAGACCAGACCAAAGACGTTGAAGAACTCTTTACAAGGCAGGAAAGCGCACAGCGCTTGAAACAAGCAATCCGCCGCTTGAGGCCGCGTCTGCGGAAGGTGGTCGAGATCCAGCAATTGAATGACCGGTCACTAAAGGAAACCGCCGATCTCGCAGGCATCACTGTTGGCGCAACGAAGTCTCGTTTGTTCCACGCTCGAATCTCTCTGCGTAAAGCTTTGCAGCGAGAGAGCAACGCTGCGCCACAGAGAGCGTCACCGTCGCTCAGTATTACGCGCGCTCGCAAAGTTGTGTGAATTGGTCCTCACAACAGTCCTACGAGCAAAGAACACGCTAGTAACATTGCGCGTAATAGAAAATCAACCGTAACAACAGCTTGGGCCATCGTATGGCAGATCAACCAGGTAGAAGTCTGTTCCCAATTGATTTCTCAAGCCGATGTTTGTTGGCCGTGCCCTATGTTACTTCATGGACGCACAAGTTCAATGCCGCCCTGAGTATACTGAAAGTCGTCGATCCAAAGCGATTGGATATTTACTAGAACGGAACGATGGACCTATCTACCATGACGTTAACAATTGGATTGTCAGGCGTACGGCGGATCTGAAGCATTTTTCCGATCACTACTTGGGCGAGAATGCCGGCCGCAATACAGTGCTGTCTTGCGATGCAGCGAACCAGATCGAGCACTTCGCGAAGCAAGAGGAAATCGATCGGGTCCTGATTCCAGGACTCATCAGAGCGTTGAATCTCACCTCCTGGGCGATTCATTGACAGCGAGAATTCTCGATCAATCTGCCGCTTCGGTGTGGATCACTGAATATGTGGAAGCTGTAGACAAGATGTCCATTGATAGCATTTTATGCGGTACGCATTTTGACCCAGATTTGACGCTCGAATTCCAGAATTGTCGGATTCTTCAAAAGGTGCGATCGCTTGCGAATGCCTTCCCAGCTACCTACTCCACGTAACCGCAAGGCAGAGTGAGCGCGGAACAAATATGAGTGACTTGAAAATGAAAGCAGGAGAGGTTGCAATTATGCCAAACGTAAACAGAGGCCGATGCAGAATCCTCGACATATCGGCCCCGAGTGCTCGTAAACCTTCCTCGAAGAAGTTGTCGTTTACGATCAGTTCATTGCTCAAACAACAGTCCTACTTCTCGAGTTAATCGACTCTGAGCCATGTCCACACTCTGGCTGATGCCACCGACTCCGTTGCTGCTTGGAGCGTCGACGTCGCAACGCGCGGCCCGCATTTAGAGTCCGCTCAGAGTCTTCGAAGCGAGGTGCAAGCGGTTCATTGACTGGCCTGCACGGTGACTACCGTGCGGCTCAGAATCGGTACTTGAAATGAATTACCCAGGAGATCGTTGAACATAATGGTGTTCTCCCCGATCAAGACCGCGAGGTCACGACCCGTTGCAGACGGCACGTTATCTATGCCGAACGGCGGTTTGTACACCGCGACATAAACGGCGTTGCCAACTTTCAAGGAAACCTCGTAGCTCGTGGTAGAAGGATCGGGGTCAGCGACTTGATCACAATGCACCGCAGTGATCGTGCCTGCTTGCCATTTGCTTTGAGGTTCGCCGGCAGTCTGCTCCTGTTGCCCGTCAGCCTTTTGCCAACTGGAATCGGGATCGTATCTCTTCAGGGCTTTGGCGAGAACATCGGTCTTCTTGCCGAGATCTTTCTGTAGCACCACTCCATCCTGGTTCACGATGAAAGTCATGACGCCAGAGGACCTGTATTCCGCCGGATAGGCCAGGAAAGCGAAACCCTCCGTCATCTTGCCGTGGACGATGTAAGATTTCGCGCCACCCGGGGCATTTTTCCCTGCTTCGTCAGGATATGGAAATAGTAACCATGGTAAGGGGTCGGAGGTCCGGCCTGACCCTTGGCGTAGCCTTCGGCGACGGCCGACGCTACCGACGGGCCGATTGGACTCTGAGGTTCGCCATTGGCGACCTTCCAATAAAGGCCGTTGTGCTGGCCTTCGTCGCTGAAGATCTTCCTTGCGTACTCGTCGTGCTGGCTGGAACGATATTCGTTTTCGGCCACCACGAGTTCCTGACAAACGCGAATCGCGGATATTTCATTATGGCCAATGCGTCGGAACAAGATTTCCTTTGCGCCTGCATCGGTGTCGAAGAACCATGAGTTATTTTTGTTGACCAGTGGTATGGGTGTGGGCCAGTTTCTGGCGCCAATAATTAAGATTGTGGTTCCACCCGGCTCTTTTGCAAGGCGGTGCATTTCCTTATATTTCTCGACGAAATTAGCCCGGCTCCGGGCGTCTTCGGTATCATCTTCGGACCTGACGATTTGCTTATTGTCAGGTCCGAAGATAACGAGCAATTCCCTTTCGTTGTTACTCTGCAGTGCCGTGAACAGTGCATTGCTGGCTTCTTCCGGCGATGAAAATGTCTTTTGGCCCGTCTGCTACGCCATGGAAGGGCTGGGAGAGCACCCCGCCAAAAGGATCGCCAGTGCTGTGAGTTGCGAAAGGCGGGTGCAATGAGATGTATAGATGTTCAATTGTTTTCTCCACATAGGTCGATTCTCCATTTCAAACGTTTTCCTGCCAGGAGCATAACGAAGCGCAGTTATCGTCGCCCGCCACCGCCGTGGAACCCTCCGCCTCCACCGAAGCTTTCGCTTCCGCGTGACGAAAACCCTCTTTCCTCGCCGCCGTGCTCGTAACCGCCGAAGGCGTTCGAGCGGATATTGCTTTGACTGCGGGGTTCTGCATATCCTTGAGCAGCTCTGGTGTCTCCACCGAAAGGCCGGGGAGGTTCAACGGGATGGTTGTCAGTCTCCCGGCGGTCGAGGAGTTCAACGCCACCTTGGTGGAAGCCATTCCGGTTATAGAACGTCGTGCTGTTGGAGTGGAACCTGTTGTGGTAATAGAGCACGGACCGGCCGCGCCAATCGGCGTCCCAATGATTCCAGCCCCATCCATAGCCTCGGTACCAACCGGTTCCGAAGTGGGGACCAAAGTAGAGGTTTGGGCCGCCGAACCAGATTCCGGGATACGGATACCACCCCGGCCAAGCCGCTACGGATTCTCCATAAACCACCCATGGATCGTACGCCGGGACGTATACATCATCAGGGTTGGCAGGCTCAATGCTGATGTTCGAGCCTTGCGTCGTGACCGTCTCCTGCGGATCGGACTGAAGGTTGCCGGCCGCCTGCGCTTCCTGGCGCATTGCCTGCACCGCAGCCATCACGTCCGATTGCTGGTTGTAATAAGCGTCGCCTAAGGCCGAGGTCCAGGAGAGGTTCTTGTCCATGTTTCCAAGTACGGATGGAAATGCAGTGAGGGCCTTGATGCTCGGATCCCAAGGTTGCTGGTCCACAGCTTGTCCCAAAGCTTCACCCTGTAAAGCAGGATGCGCTTGCACCCATCTGTCGGCTTCGACCACTTGTTCGGGATAAGTGGACGCAGCCAGGATCTGCGGCAAAAGCGAATCCGGATAGAGCGCAATGGGCGCAACCAGCTGCTGTAACTGCCCGGGGTCCTGTTGGGCATCTTGTTGCTGCGGTGGTACGTACTGATCCTGACTGGCCAGAAGACTTTGCGGCGAAATAGCGAAGCACAAAGCCCACAACAACAGGGAAACCAGGTTCTGCTTACCTGATCGATGAGTTGAGAATCCAGCGGTACGCCGGAAAATATTCATGTTTTTGAACCTCCTCTGTGTGTTTAGGCGGATGGACATGGCTGCTTACTGACCCGCCCAGAGCTTTCATCCATTCATAACCACAAATTCTTGCCGGCATGAACGGGCGTCTCTCTGTTCAAATTCCGATCGCTTTGAGGTGTTTACAAGGAGGTCTGGCATCGCCGAAATGGGCACAGCCGCGCATGGCCGTTTCCGGCGAGATCCGGTAATGCCCTCGTGACTTCTTAGAACGCGGTGTGCAGCGGAGGGTTTCCATATCGAATCCGCTCGACGTTGGTAGCAACTACTTTAGCGATCATTTCAAACGAAGGCTCGGTGGCGCCTCCAACGTGTGGAGTTGCGATAACATTGGGCAGAGCCAGGACAGGATCATTCGTTGGAATTGGTTCCTGCCAGAACACATCAAGACCCGCTCCAGCAAGATGACCGCAGACAAGATGTGAATACAGTGCTTCTCCGTCTATGACACCACCCCGCGCAACATTGATGAGATAGGCACGGCGCTTGAGCCATGCCAACTCTTTAGCTCCGATCATGCCGCGCATCTCCTCGGTGTAGCGCATGCACAAAATGAGGATGTCGGTTGCTGCGAAAGCCCGTTCACGCTCCTCGAGGGAAAAACAGCGCGAGAGGCCGAACTCACTGACCTTCGAAGCGGTTGGATCTCGGGTTATTCCGATCAGATTCACTTCGAAGCTATGGAGACGCTTTGCAAGCGGTAACGCAATCGCCCCCAAACCGTAGAGGCAGACTGTGCGGCCGGCAAGCATCTTGCCAAGCGGCGTCCCATGCACCCCAGCACGCACATGCGCCTGTGCTTTGGGCAGCTCTCGCAAGAGTGACAGGATGAGTAGTATCGCGTGCTCCGCCACGGACTCGGCATTGCCTCCGGTTGCAGGCACATTCGCTACGTAAATCTCTTTCTTCTTCGCGCTCTCCAGGTCGATACATTCCAGACCGGTCCCCCACTGCTGAATCAATTGAAACTGGCCCGCTTCAATCTCTGCACATCCGATTCGCTGCATTTTAGGGATAACGATATCGACTCCGCTGAGTTTGGGGATAATGTCTGTCGCGGTACATGCGATGATTTCATCGTTGGCATCGGATGGGAGATGTTCTCGAAGGTACTCGGGAGCATCCGGAAAAGTGTTTCCACAAAAGAGAATACGCATCTACAAGGTCTCCGCTACTAAGAGTTGATCTGTGCCACCGGAATCTGCATTGGCACAAAAAAGTTGCTGGCGAGAACATAGTCGTATAGGTGACCGAGCGGCGCTCCAGGATGAAGCTGCAGAGCAGACACCCATCCGTCCGTATCAGTCCACCGCCAGTCTATGGTTGAGAGGTTTTGGATCGCTTGTTGGAGATCTCCTGAACGCATCGGATAGGCATATATGCGGACGTTTTGCGCCAGGAGGCGGGACAA
The sequence above is a segment of the Acidicapsa acidisoli genome. Coding sequences within it:
- a CDS encoding RNA polymerase sigma factor yields the protein MKSCGSGYVDSQKGIFMDTCTLQYGISRKLLAGATDAVLVKAAKSGDHTAFAQLWERHSNKVFLTVCRITGNRDDAEDVLQEAWMKVYTHLKTFVGRASFSTWVTRIAINSALMALRRKRAHPETSMEVYVGDAWHFLEVADQTKDVEELFTRQESAQRLKQAIRRLRPRLRKVVEIQQLNDRSLKETADLAGITVGATKSRLFHARISLRKALQRESNAAPQRASPSLSITRARKVV
- a CDS encoding 2-hydroxyacid dehydrogenase, yielding MRILFCGNTFPDAPEYLREHLPSDANDEIIACTATDIIPKLSGVDIVIPKMQRIGCAEIEAGQFQLIQQWGTGLECIDLESAKKKEIYVANVPATGGNAESVAEHAILLILSLLRELPKAQAHVRAGVHGTPLGKMLAGRTVCLYGLGAIALPLAKRLHSFEVNLIGITRDPTASKVSEFGLSRCFSLEERERAFAATDILILCMRYTEEMRGMIGAKELAWLKRRAYLINVARGGVIDGEALYSHLVCGHLAGAGLDVFWQEPIPTNDPVLALPNVIATPHVGGATEPSFEMIAKVVATNVERIRYGNPPLHTAF
- a CDS encoding efflux transporter outer membrane subunit; its protein translation is MKNALTITIALTLLPLSGCMVGPNYKTPAAITAPSFKEATPASFDANDGWKPGQPGDTKLKGDWWTLFQDAQLNELETKVDTANQSLKSAEANFRAARAQIGYARSYEAPTIGVAPSVSTVRDSANQPYFPNNLANNGGGNFALPVDLNYEIDLWGRIRRGVTSAREQAQASDADLESVRLSLHAELAIDYFGLRSADAQTKLLDDTVKAYQDAVELTKDRFEGGAAPQSDLAQAKTQLDQARVQLTDIEVQRTQYEHAIAVLIGKPPAELTLLPFPLDPASQVMPDVPGVMPAALLERRPDIAADERRMASANEQIGIAQAAFYPTLSLSAIAGFQGTSALNWFNWPSRFWAVGPSLSQTVFDAGRRRATKNITVAQYDATVANYRQTVLIAFQQVEDNLAALRVLENEAQQQHEATASVEQSLDLFQTRYEGGVDTYLQVVTWQTAALTNQRNDLDILQRRLDASVLLIKALGGGWDNSRLPNP
- a CDS encoding DUF3300 domain-containing protein, which gives rise to MNIFRRTAGFSTHRSGKQNLVSLLLWALCFAISPQSLLASQDQYVPPQQQDAQQDPGQLQQLVAPIALYPDSLLPQILAASTYPEQVVEADRWVQAHPALQGEALGQAVDQQPWDPSIKALTAFPSVLGNMDKNLSWTSALGDAYYNQQSDVMAAVQAMRQEAQAAGNLQSDPQETVTTQGSNISIEPANPDDVYVPAYDPWVVYGESVAAWPGWYPYPGIWFGGPNLYFGPHFGTGWYRGYGWGWNHWDADWRGRSVLYYHNRFHSNSTTFYNRNGFHQGGVELLDRRETDNHPVEPPRPFGGDTRAAQGYAEPRSQSNIRSNAFGGYEHGGEERGFSSRGSESFGGGGGFHGGGGRR